The nucleotide window TAGAATAGGACTTTCTCTTGCGGAGCAGATTTCAAGTATCTTACAGATTCAATAAGTTAAATCAGACTATAAATAAAAGCACCTCAGTCTACAAAACGAGGTGCTTTTTTATTTTAAAAATGTTGTTAACAGATTATATATTTTTGCTTTTCAGCAAATCTCTGATTTCCATCAGTAATTTCTGATCTTCTGTAGGTCCGGCAGGAGCAGGTGCCTCTTTTTTGTTTACCTTATTGGCAAATTTAATGATCCAGAAAAGAACCATTGCAATACAAAGGAAACTGATTACTGCTGAAAGGAAATTTCCGTAAGCAACACCATTCCATGACAGCTTTGCAATGTTTTCAGCACCGGCGGCTTTCAATGCCGGGTTTAATATCAGAGGAGTGATTACATCTTCCACTAAAGACGAAACAATTTTACCAAATGCTGCCCCAATGATCACACCGACAGCAAGATCGAGAACATTGCCCTTAAAGGCAAACTCTTTAAATTCTTTTACAAATCCCATAATTTATATTTTTTTAATTAGTATATACACAAAAATATAATTAAAAAATGTAAAAAACACTAAATTTTGTAGTTTTTTATTCCCAAAACATTGAATTTACAATGATTTCATGTTATTCGTTTTAATGGATATTTTAACTTTATACAGATAATTTAATTCATTAATGGTGACTCCGTATTTTTATTAATAACCGTAATATCATAATGAAAAATCTTTTGTAATTTGCTTAAAAGTTTGATTTGTCTATGAAAATTTTTACCGCAGAACAGATACGCAGCTGGGATCAGTTTACCATTTCCCATGAGCCCATTTCTTCCATTCAGCTGATGGAAAGAGCTTCAATGGCTGTCGCTCACTGGATTTCTGAACATTGTAAAAACCATAAAAAGCTGGCTGTATTTTGCGGTAACGGAAATAACGGAGGTGATGGGTTGGCTGTTGCAAGAATACTTTATCTTAAGGGTTTTGATATAGATGTATTTATAAGCGATTCCAAAAAGAAGTTTTCAGAAGATGCATCTGTTAATCTTAAAAGACTTCGTGATTTGTCTGGAATTTCAGTCAGAAAATTTGATCCTGATGAACACTATACCTTTGATGATAAAACGATTATTGTAGATGCCCTTTTCGGGACAGGATTATCAAGACCGCTGGAAGGAGAACACAAATCACTTGTTGAGCAGCTGAATACCAAAAAGAATATTAAAATATCCATCGATATTCCTTCCGGGCTGTCACCAGATGAAATGTTTGACAATAATGCTGTCATTATGAAAGCTGATTATACGCTTACTTTTCAATGCTGGAAACGGACTTTTCTTCATCCTGAAACCGGAAAATATACCGGAAAAGTAGAAGTGCTGGATATTGATTTAAGCAAAATTTACGCAGACACCACTGATTCGGTATATTCTGTAATTGATGATCAGCTGATAGAATCTATATTTGTCCCGAGACAGGATTTTTCCCACAAAGGCAGCTATGGCAAGGCAGCAATTGCAGCAGGAAGTTACGGGAAAATAGGAGCTGCGGTGTTGGCTGTAAAATCAGCCTTGAAAACAGGAGCGGGATTAATCTTTGTCCTGGCGCCTGAATGCGGATATGAGATTTTACAGACTTCATGTCCCGAGGCAATGTTTATAAAAGGAGGAGAAAAGTTTATCCTTAATTTTGAAATTGAAGATGATTTTATCTGTGGTATAGGTCCCGGATTAGGAACTCATCAGGAAACAGAGAAGAGCTTTCTGAGCTTTTTGAAAAGCTATAAACGGTCATTAATCCTGGATGCAGATGCTTTAAATATCATTTCAAAAAATCCCGAAAATCTGAAATTAATTCCCAAGAAATCAATCATTACACCTCATCCGAAAGAGTTTGAAAGGCTTTTCGGAAGTACTGCAGATTCCTTCAAAAGGCTTGAGCTTGCAAGACAAAAGGCAAAAGAGCTGGATATTTATATTGTGTTAAAAGATCATCATACCCAGGTTATTACCCCTCAGGCAAATGTATTTTACAATATTACCGGAAATGCAGGGCTCGCCAAAGGAGGAAGCGGAGATATTCTTACCGGAATTCTGACTTCACTTTATGCACAGAAATATTCTGAAGAGCATACATGTATCCTTGGGGTTTGGCTGCATGGCAGGGCTGCGGAGATAGCTTCAGAAAAGCATTCAAAAGAATCTGTGCTTCCCACTGATGTTATTGATGCATTTGGAAGTGTTTTTGAAGAGCTAAACAGGAAAGCAGCAAGGAATTTATGAAACACCGGAAGAAAAAGTAGCAGCGAAATAATTTTAAGATATTAAAAAAGGCAAATCTGTATTTTACAGATTTGCCTTTTTGCTTTTCAGCTGTTTTACCTTTTAGCCTGTTGAACCTATTCCGGTTTTGCGTTTTCTTCCGGTGTGATTTTAAACTTCTTGGAAACAATCATAATTACAACTCCTGCAATCATAAAAGGGATAGATAGAACCTGGCCTGTATTCAGACCGCCAATCTGGATGAATTCGTCTCCCTGTGGTTCTTTAAGGAATTCCACAAAGAATCTGATCGCCCAAAGAATGATGAAAAATAAACCAAATAACCAGCCTTGTTGATATTTTTTATCGGTTTTTCTGTAAAGAATCCATAATAAAATGAAAAGAAGAACATACCCTACCGCTTCAAATAACTGACTTGGATAACGCGGAACAGTAAGACCATATTCGCTGCTTTGTTGCGGGAAAAGTAAAGCGAACGGAGAGTTGGGATCAGCTGGTTTACCAACGATTTCAGAATTAAAAAAGTTTCCCATTCTTACAAATGCACCTCCCAAGGCCACTACGATACCTAATCTGTCATATACCCAGAAAGGATTTTTTCTGATGACTTTAAATGAATAATATAATGTTGTGAAAATCAAAGCAATCGTTGCACCATGACTCGCCAGTCCGGAAAATCCTGTAAATTTTAAACCGTTTTTGGTACTGATTGGCAAAAATACACTCCAGAAATCTTCTTTAAATAATTCCGGCTGATAAAAGATAACGTGTCCTAATCTTGCTCCAAGAATAGTCCCGATCAATGTCCATGTGAAAAGAGGCTCCAGGTATTTTTGATTAACGTTGTCAATTTTAAAGATTCTTGTCATTAAAACATATCCGAATCCAAATGCAAAAACAAACATCAAACTATAAAAGTGAAGGGTAAAGGATCCGATATGAATTCCTTTTGAAGGATCCCATATTTTAAACGGAGTTTTAAGCTCTACTTTATCAGAATCAGTAATAGGCTTCACTGATTTTACTGCATATTTGAATTTTGAAATATTATCCCTGTTAACGGAAGTATCAATAAGCTTAAAGTTTTTATCGAAAAACTGATACTTTGAATCTTTATATTTGGCTAAAGTTGAAGCGCCATAGTTGTAATATTCAGGCTCAAAATTTGATTCATTTAAGATGACAACAAAAGACTGGTTTTTATCCGATTCCCTGTCAGGAAAAGCCGTAAGGTCTCCCATCTCCGTGGTAGAATAGATTTTTACAGGAATATTGTTTCCGTTGATATCTAAAGTTCCGTCAGATAAACCTCCAGGGTATTCCTGTGCAAAGAGGCATTGAGTGATCAACGCAAACAGAACAAAGTAAATTCTGAAAAAAAAAGTATTCATTTTTCTATTGATTTAATAGTTTGATTATTGACATTTATGTTTTGGGGGAACAGGATCATAACCGCTTCCTCCCCAGGGATGGCACCTTAAAATCCTTTTAAATCCAAGCCAGAAGCCCTTAAAGATGCCGTGTACCTGAAGTGATTCTACCATATAGTGAGAACAGGTGGGTTCGTAGCGGCAGTTTTTGGGAAGTAAAGGCGAGATGAACCATTGGTAAAATTTGATCAAAATTACCAGTGGAAATGTAATGATTTTATTGAATGTAAGTTTCAAAACAATGCAAAAATAGGGTAAAAAAATGAAAATTAGTTTAAATTTGTTATAAGTTTCGGAGATCGGAAATCCGGGACATTGATCTTAAAAAATAGAATTACTTTGAATCAAAATATCCCATTAGCTGAAAAATTAAGACCCAAAACCCTGAATGATGTATTGGGGCAGGAGCACCTTACCGGCGATAAAGGAACCATCAGGAAAATGATTGAAAACAATACCCTGAACTCGCTGATATTCTGGGGGCCTCCAGGAACCGGCAAAACCACGCTGGCTGAAATTATTTCGGAGCAGTCGGGAAGGAAATTCTATAAGCTTTCTGCAGTTTCTTCCGGAGTGAAAGACGTTCGTGATGTGATTGAAGATGCCAAAAAGCAGAATCTGTTCTCCGGAAAGTCACCGATCTTATTTATTGATGAAATTCACAGGTTTAATAAATCTCAGCAGGACTCATTATTGCATGCGGTAGAAAAGGGATGGATTGTACTGATCGGGGCAACTACAGAAAATCCGAGCTTTGAAGTGGTTTCAGCACTGCTTTCAAGAAGCCAGGTCTACATTTTAAAAGCTTTGAGCTATGAAAAGCTGGAAGAGCTTATCGATATCGCTTCGGAAAGATACAATAAAGATGAGGGAACTGATTTTAAAATCCTGGAAAAAGAGGCAT belongs to Chryseobacterium gleum and includes:
- the mscL gene encoding large conductance mechanosensitive channel protein MscL — its product is MGFVKEFKEFAFKGNVLDLAVGVIIGAAFGKIVSSLVEDVITPLILNPALKAAGAENIAKLSWNGVAYGNFLSAVISFLCIAMVLFWIIKFANKVNKKEAPAPAGPTEDQKLLMEIRDLLKSKNI
- a CDS encoding bifunctional ADP-dependent NAD(P)H-hydrate dehydratase/NAD(P)H-hydrate epimerase, with the translated sequence MKIFTAEQIRSWDQFTISHEPISSIQLMERASMAVAHWISEHCKNHKKLAVFCGNGNNGGDGLAVARILYLKGFDIDVFISDSKKKFSEDASVNLKRLRDLSGISVRKFDPDEHYTFDDKTIIVDALFGTGLSRPLEGEHKSLVEQLNTKKNIKISIDIPSGLSPDEMFDNNAVIMKADYTLTFQCWKRTFLHPETGKYTGKVEVLDIDLSKIYADTTDSVYSVIDDQLIESIFVPRQDFSHKGSYGKAAIAAGSYGKIGAAVLAVKSALKTGAGLIFVLAPECGYEILQTSCPEAMFIKGGEKFILNFEIEDDFICGIGPGLGTHQETEKSFLSFLKSYKRSLILDADALNIISKNPENLKLIPKKSIITPHPKEFERLFGSTADSFKRLELARQKAKELDIYIVLKDHHTQVITPQANVFYNITGNAGLAKGGSGDILTGILTSLYAQKYSEEHTCILGVWLHGRAAEIASEKHSKESVLPTDVIDAFGSVFEELNRKAARNL
- the lgt gene encoding prolipoprotein diacylglyceryl transferase, encoding MFVFAFGFGYVLMTRIFKIDNVNQKYLEPLFTWTLIGTILGARLGHVIFYQPELFKEDFWSVFLPISTKNGLKFTGFSGLASHGATIALIFTTLYYSFKVIRKNPFWVYDRLGIVVALGGAFVRMGNFFNSEIVGKPADPNSPFALLFPQQSSEYGLTVPRYPSQLFEAVGYVLLFILLWILYRKTDKKYQQGWLFGLFFIILWAIRFFVEFLKEPQGDEFIQIGGLNTGQVLSIPFMIAGVVIMIVSKKFKITPEENAKPE
- the yidD gene encoding membrane protein insertion efficiency factor YidD — translated: MKLTFNKIITFPLVILIKFYQWFISPLLPKNCRYEPTCSHYMVESLQVHGIFKGFWLGFKRILRCHPWGGSGYDPVPPKHKCQ